In one Silene latifolia isolate original U9 population chromosome 10, ASM4854445v1, whole genome shotgun sequence genomic region, the following are encoded:
- the LOC141607598 gene encoding uncharacterized protein LOC141607598, producing MVEQVQIIRPKMRAAQDRQKSYAYLNRSEIEFAVGDKVLLKVSPMKGVIRFGKREKLSQKFIGPYEILERVGEVAYHLALPPALDKVHNVFHVSQLRKYVSDPTHVLESEHVEIDEQLSYVEVLKVILDRKVSKTRNGETALVKVLWTNHNVEEATWEVEAAMMDKYPNLFV from the coding sequence ATGGTGGAGCAAGTGCAAATCATTCGTCCAAAGATGCGTGCTGCGCAGGATAGACAGAAAAGTTATGCATATTTGAACAGGAGTGAGATAGAGTTTGCTGTTGGAGATAAGGTGTTGCTGAAAGTATCTCCTATGAAAGGTGTGATAAGGTTTGGGAAGAGAGAAAAGCTGAGTCAAAAGTTTattggaccatatgagatcttggaaAGAGTTGGAGAGGTAGCATATCATTTAGCATTACCTCCGGCTTTGGACAAAGTCCATAATGTGTTCCATGTTTCGCAATtaaggaagtatgtgagtgatcctactcATGTGTTGGAGTCTGAGCATGTTGAGATAGATGAGCAGTTATCTTATGTAGAGGTGCTTAAGGTGATCCTAGATAGAAAAGTGAGTAAGACTCGTAATGGTGAGACTGCTTTGGTGAAAGTTTTGTGgactaatcataatgtggaggaagctacttgggaagtTGAAGCTGCAATGATGGACAAGTATCCTAATCTTTTTGTTTAA